CATCTACGACACGATGCAGTACATCAGGCCCGACGTGCAGACGTACTGCCTCGGGCAGTGCGCGTCGTTCGGCGCGGTGCTGCTCGCGGGGGGCACGAAGGGCAAGCGGTTCGCGCTCCCCAACTCGCGCATCCTCATCCACCAGCCGTGGGTGCAGGGCGGCGTCGGCGGCCAGGCCACCGACATCGACATCCACGCCAGGGAGATCCTGCGGATGCGCCACCGGCTGAACGAGATCCTGGCCGAGCACTCGGGCCAGCCGCTCGAACGGCTCCAGGCAGACACCGAGCGCGACTACATCATGTCGGCCGAGCAGGCGCGCGAGTACGGTATCATCGACGATGTTCTCCTCCGCAAGCGCAGCTGATCGTCGCGTGATGGCCACGACAGGCACGCGTCGCACCGGCGACGCAGGACGGGTCTGATCGCATGGTGAAGAAGAACGGCGAGAACGAAGTGCTCAGGTGCTCGTTCTGCAACAAGGACCAGAACGACGTCAGGAAGCTGATCGCGGGCCCCACCGTCTTCATCTGCGACGAGTGCGTCGAGGTCTGCAACGACATCATCGCTGACGACAACCGCTTCGAGGCCAAGGGCACGCGCTCCACGCTACCCACGCCGCAGGAAATCAAGAAGTTCCTGGACGAGTACGTCATCGGCCAGGAACAGACCAAGAAGCGCCTCGCGGTGGCGGTCTAC
The Acidobacteriota bacterium genome window above contains:
- the clpP gene encoding ATP-dependent Clp endopeptidase proteolytic subunit ClpP yields the protein MQLVPMVVEQTNRGERAYDIFSRLLKDSIIFIGTPIDDTVASLVIAQMLFLEAEDPERDILLYINSPGGSITAGLAIYDTMQYIRPDVQTYCLGQCASFGAVLLAGGTKGKRFALPNSRILIHQPWVQGGVGGQATDIDIHAREILRMRHRLNEILAEHSGQPLERLQADTERDYIMSAEQAREYGIIDDVLLRKRS